The Candidatus Methylomirabilota bacterium genome includes a window with the following:
- a CDS encoding prepilin peptidase, producing MGVALVLGAVVGSFLNVVVVRIPRGQSLVRPPSHCGVCGKPIRWFDNIPLLSFLWLRGRCRLCQTRISWRYPVIEATTAILFALAAPRVGWGVELVGAWLFVAVLVAIAAIDLEHQVIPDSISLPAIAAGLALSFVTPSRVWVDSLLGITVGAGIPFAVIILSRGGMGGGDMRLGALIGAFLGWQLALLSLFMAVLLGGVVATALLVAGRKGRKDRIPFGPFLAGSGVICLLWGNALLGWYWSSFTP from the coding sequence ATGGGGGTGGCGCTCGTTCTCGGCGCGGTGGTCGGTAGCTTCCTCAATGTCGTCGTTGTGCGAATTCCCCGTGGCCAGAGCCTCGTGAGGCCCCCGTCGCACTGTGGTGTTTGCGGGAAGCCGATCCGCTGGTTTGACAACATTCCCCTGCTGAGCTTTCTCTGGCTGCGCGGCCGCTGCCGCCTCTGTCAGACTCGAATCTCCTGGCGCTATCCGGTGATCGAGGCCACCACGGCCATCCTCTTCGCGCTGGCCGCCCCCCGTGTAGGCTGGGGCGTCGAGCTGGTCGGGGCCTGGCTCTTCGTCGCCGTGCTGGTGGCGATCGCAGCCATCGACCTGGAGCACCAGGTCATCCCTGATTCGATCAGTCTGCCAGCGATCGCCGCCGGCCTGGCGCTGTCGTTCGTGACTCCCTCGCGCGTCTGGGTCGACTCCCTGCTCGGCATTACAGTCGGCGCCGGTATTCCTTTCGCCGTCATCATCCTCAGCCGCGGCGGAATGGGCGGCGGCGATATGAGGCTCGGGGCGTTGATCGGCGCCTTCCTCGGATGGCAGTTGGCGCTACTGTCGTTGTTCATGGCCGTCCTGCTCGGAGGCGTCGTCGCCACCGCGCTCCTCGTTGCCGGGCGCAAGGGCCGCAAGGATCGGATCCCGTTCGGTCCATTTCTCGCCGGGAGCGGTGTGATCTGTCTGCTCTGGGGAAATGCGCTGCTCGGGTGGTACTGGAGCAGTTTCACTCCGTAA